The following are encoded in a window of Pseudomonas graminis genomic DNA:
- a CDS encoding polyamine ABC transporter substrate-binding protein, with amino-acid sequence MLKTLKLTALSVGMMCAAQTMAADLTVISFGGANKAAQEKAFYAPWEKAGNGKIIAGEYNGEMAKVKAMVDTKSVTWDLVEVESPELSRGCDEDMFESLASVDLGNKDNYVKGAISECGVGFFVWSTVLAYNADKLKSAPTGWADFWDTENFPGKRGLRKGAKYTLEFALMADGVAPKDVYKVLGTKEGQDRAFKMLDKLKPSIQWWEAGAQPPQYLQSGDVVMSSAYNGRIAAVQKESNLKVVWTGGVYDFDAWAIPKGAKNAEEAKKFIAYSLKPEQQKIYSENIAYGPANTGAVPLLSAETLKNMPTTPENIKDQVQIDVKFWADFGESLEQRFNSWAAK; translated from the coding sequence ATGCTCAAGACATTGAAGCTCACCGCCTTATCGGTCGGCATGATGTGCGCTGCGCAAACCATGGCAGCGGACCTGACGGTCATTTCCTTCGGTGGCGCGAACAAGGCGGCCCAGGAAAAGGCCTTCTACGCGCCGTGGGAAAAAGCCGGCAACGGCAAAATCATCGCTGGCGAATACAACGGTGAAATGGCCAAGGTCAAAGCCATGGTCGACACCAAGAGCGTGACGTGGGATCTGGTGGAAGTGGAATCGCCCGAGCTGTCCCGTGGCTGTGACGAAGACATGTTCGAGTCGCTGGCATCGGTCGATCTCGGCAACAAGGACAACTACGTTAAAGGCGCAATCTCTGAATGCGGCGTGGGCTTTTTCGTCTGGTCGACCGTGCTGGCCTACAACGCCGACAAGCTGAAATCCGCACCGACCGGCTGGGCTGATTTCTGGGACACCGAGAACTTCCCGGGCAAGCGTGGCCTGCGCAAGGGCGCCAAATACACCCTGGAATTCGCCTTGATGGCTGACGGTGTTGCGCCGAAAGACGTCTACAAAGTGCTGGGGACCAAGGAAGGCCAGGACCGCGCCTTCAAGATGCTGGACAAGCTCAAGCCGAGCATTCAGTGGTGGGAAGCGGGCGCCCAGCCGCCGCAATATCTGCAGTCGGGCGACGTTGTGATGAGCTCCGCCTACAACGGTCGCATCGCAGCCGTGCAGAAAGAGAGCAACCTGAAAGTGGTCTGGACCGGCGGCGTGTATGACTTCGACGCGTGGGCGATTCCGAAAGGCGCGAAAAACGCCGAAGAGGCGAAGAAATTCATCGCTTATTCACTCAAGCCAGAGCAACAAAAAATCTACTCCGAAAACATCGCTTACGGTCCGGCCAACACGGGCGCAGTCCCGTTGCTGAGCGCTGAGACCCTGAAAAACATGCCGACCACCCCTGAGAACATCAAGGACCAGGTGCAGATCGACGTGAAGTTCTGGGCTGACTTCGGTGAGTCGCTGGAACAGCGCTTCAACTCGTGGGCGGCGAAATAA
- a CDS encoding ABC transporter ATP-binding protein, with amino-acid sequence MSNVDSSAGASDVLVSFRGVQKSYDGEALIVKDLNLDICKGEFLTLLGPSGSGKTTSLMMLAGFETPTAGEILLAGRSINNVPPHKRDIGMVFQNYALFPHMTVAENLAFPLSVRGMSKTDVAEKVKRALDMVQLGTFAHRYPAQLSGGQQQRVALARALVFEPQLVLMDEPLGALDKQLREHMQMEIKHLHQRLGVTVVYVTHDQGEALTMSDRVAVFHQGEIQQIAPPRTLYEEPKNTFVANFIGENNRISGTLLSQSGDRCVVGLARGEKVEALAINVGATGSPVTLSIRPERVNLNGRSESCVNRFSGRVAEFIYLGDHVRVRLEVAGKTDFFVKQPIAELDPALSVGDVVPIGWQVEHARALDPLLDAH; translated from the coding sequence ATGAGCAACGTCGATTCAAGCGCTGGGGCAAGTGATGTTCTGGTCAGCTTTCGCGGTGTGCAAAAAAGCTACGACGGCGAAGCCCTGATCGTCAAAGACCTCAACCTGGATATCTGCAAAGGCGAATTCCTCACCCTGCTCGGGCCGTCCGGCTCCGGCAAAACCACTAGCCTGATGATGCTCGCCGGCTTCGAGACGCCTACTGCTGGCGAGATCCTGCTGGCGGGCCGTTCAATCAACAATGTGCCGCCGCACAAGCGCGACATCGGCATGGTGTTCCAAAACTACGCGCTGTTCCCGCACATGACGGTCGCCGAGAACCTCGCGTTTCCGCTGTCGGTGCGCGGCATGAGCAAGACCGACGTCGCCGAAAAGGTCAAACGCGCCCTCGACATGGTGCAGCTCGGGACCTTCGCCCATCGTTACCCTGCGCAGTTGTCGGGTGGTCAGCAACAGCGTGTGGCGCTGGCGCGCGCATTGGTGTTCGAGCCGCAGCTAGTGCTGATGGACGAACCTCTCGGTGCGCTCGACAAACAACTGCGCGAACACATGCAGATGGAAATCAAGCACCTGCATCAGCGTCTGGGCGTGACCGTTGTCTACGTCACCCACGATCAGGGCGAAGCGCTGACCATGTCTGACCGCGTCGCGGTGTTCCACCAGGGCGAGATCCAGCAGATCGCCCCACCGCGCACCCTTTATGAAGAGCCGAAAAATACCTTTGTCGCCAACTTCATCGGCGAGAACAACCGCATCAGCGGCACGTTGCTCAGCCAGAGCGGCGACCGTTGTGTGGTGGGCCTGGCGCGCGGCGAAAAAGTCGAAGCGCTGGCGATCAACGTCGGTGCGACCGGCAGCCCGGTCACGCTCTCTATTCGTCCCGAGCGCGTAAACCTCAACGGCCGCAGCGAAAGTTGCGTCAACCGCTTCTCCGGCCGTGTTGCCGAATTCATCTACCTGGGCGACCACGTGCGCGTGCGCCTGGAAGTCGCCGGCAAAACCGATTTCTTCGTCAAGCAGCCCATCGCCGAGCTGGATCCGGCCCTGAGCGTTGGCGATGTTGTGCCCATTGGATGGCAGGTCGAGCACGCGCGCGCGCTGGACCCGTTGCTGGATGCGCATTGA
- a CDS encoding response regulator, which yields MIRVLVAEDHTIVREGIKQLIGLAKDLQVVGEASNGEQLLEALRHIPCEVVLLDISMPGVNGLEAIPRIRALNNPPAILVLSMHDEAQMAARALKVGAAGYATKDSDPALLLTAIRRVAAGGRYIDPDLADRMVFEVGLTDSRPLHSLLSEREFSVFERLAQGANVNDIAQQLALSSKTISTHKARLMQKLKINSLAELVKYAMEHKLV from the coding sequence TTGATTCGCGTATTGGTTGCCGAAGACCACACGATTGTCCGGGAGGGCATCAAACAGCTGATCGGCCTGGCGAAAGATCTGCAAGTGGTCGGGGAGGCCAGCAATGGCGAGCAGTTGCTGGAGGCTTTGCGCCACATCCCGTGCGAGGTCGTGCTGCTGGATATTTCCATGCCGGGCGTCAACGGCCTGGAGGCGATCCCGCGAATTCGCGCGTTGAACAATCCGCCTGCGATTCTCGTGCTGTCGATGCACGATGAAGCGCAAATGGCCGCGCGGGCCTTGAAGGTCGGCGCCGCTGGGTACGCCACCAAGGACAGCGATCCTGCGTTGCTGCTGACAGCGATCCGGCGTGTGGCCGCGGGTGGGCGTTATATCGACCCGGACCTGGCCGATCGCATGGTGTTTGAAGTCGGTCTGACGGACAGCCGGCCTTTGCACTCGTTGCTGTCCGAACGCGAGTTTTCAGTGTTCGAGCGCCTGGCCCAAGGCGCGAACGTCAACGACATCGCCCAGCAACTGGCGCTGAGCAGCAAGACCATCAGCACCCACAAGGCGCGCCTGATGCAAAAGCTGAAAATCAATTCGCTGGCCGAGCTGGTGAAGTATGCGATGGAGCACAAGTTGGTTTGA
- a CDS encoding PAS domain-containing sensor histidine kinase — translation MLIALLMSHHAAASPTQADPLSREQRDWLTHRGQLRVGLVLQTPYAQLDRRAQQLSGANVDLINLMGKTLQMELLWRSYADQAELEKALVDGQIDFAPGLTQTPAGLRLWLYSDPYMRVPQLIVGERDGTGAVDLEKLDSQARVAVRMPSATADYLRSNYTHLNLQGVPLERQALQLLLSQQARYAVIDEAQLSRLSREAEFAGLAVVGDIGFPQLLRVASRRDTPQLAEIISQALSAIPARDLEQLHTQWLLPKYPQISESPGLWKNIALLLLVLLMASAAIVYWQRKQQQQLEKQLLAARDDIARRLAGEEALRLAQFSIDQSTVGILWVNWDSHVRYANQAAETMLGYAPGGVVDRPLIDFEPGLNMDRWLNLWKTARSTEEGPQNYESNCVRADGSILPADVSLSFLRFRDAEYLVVFITDVTERRRSLAALQESEARLQVLAEQLRELSAHLETVREEEKARIAREVHDELGQMLTVLKLETSMCELAYADLDPGLRDRLNSMKRLIAQLFQLVRDVATALRPPILDAGIASAIEWQARRFEARTQIPCLVQVPDNLPSLPDATAIGLFRILQESLTNVMRHAEAHTVELSLTLSDRVLCMRIADDGKGFDQRAERPASFGLVGMRERVLIMGGQLHLDTLPGEGTTLRIHIPLDPVAEEHVH, via the coding sequence ATGCTGATCGCGTTGCTGATGTCGCACCATGCCGCCGCCTCGCCCACGCAGGCCGACCCTTTGAGTCGCGAACAGCGGGACTGGCTGACCCACCGTGGGCAATTGCGCGTCGGGCTCGTCCTTCAGACGCCTTACGCCCAGCTTGATCGTCGTGCGCAGCAGTTGTCCGGCGCGAACGTCGACCTCATCAATCTCATGGGAAAGACCCTTCAAATGGAGCTGCTGTGGCGCAGCTATGCCGATCAGGCCGAGCTCGAAAAAGCCCTTGTCGACGGCCAGATCGACTTCGCACCCGGCCTGACCCAGACGCCCGCCGGCTTGCGCCTGTGGCTGTATTCCGATCCGTACATGCGCGTGCCGCAACTGATCGTCGGCGAACGTGATGGCACCGGTGCGGTGGATCTGGAAAAGCTCGACAGCCAGGCGCGCGTCGCCGTACGCATGCCCAGCGCCACCGCTGACTACCTGCGCAGCAACTACACCCACCTCAATCTGCAAGGCGTGCCGCTGGAGCGTCAGGCGTTGCAGCTCTTGCTCAGTCAGCAGGCGCGATACGCCGTGATCGATGAAGCGCAGCTCAGCCGTCTGTCCCGGGAAGCCGAGTTTGCCGGGCTCGCCGTGGTTGGCGACATTGGCTTCCCGCAGTTGCTGCGTGTGGCTTCCCGACGTGACACGCCACAGCTCGCCGAGATCATCAGCCAGGCATTGAGCGCCATTCCGGCCCGGGATCTCGAACAGTTACACACGCAATGGCTGCTGCCCAAATACCCGCAAATCAGTGAATCGCCGGGGCTGTGGAAGAACATCGCGCTGCTGCTGTTGGTCCTGCTCATGGCCAGCGCCGCGATCGTTTACTGGCAGCGCAAACAACAGCAGCAACTGGAGAAACAATTACTCGCCGCCCGGGATGACATCGCCAGGCGCCTGGCCGGCGAAGAGGCATTGCGGCTGGCGCAGTTCTCCATCGATCAGAGCACCGTCGGCATTCTCTGGGTCAATTGGGACAGCCATGTGCGCTACGCCAATCAGGCCGCCGAAACCATGCTGGGTTATGCGCCGGGTGGGGTGGTGGACCGGCCGCTGATTGATTTCGAGCCGGGGCTGAACATGGATCGCTGGCTCAATCTGTGGAAAACCGCGCGCTCCACCGAGGAAGGGCCGCAGAACTATGAAAGCAATTGCGTGCGCGCCGATGGCAGCATCCTGCCTGCCGATGTGTCGCTGAGCTTTCTGCGCTTTCGCGACGCCGAGTACTTGGTGGTGTTCATCACCGACGTGACCGAACGGCGTCGGTCCCTCGCTGCGCTGCAAGAAAGTGAAGCGCGCTTGCAGGTGCTCGCCGAGCAGTTGCGCGAGCTTTCGGCGCACCTGGAAACCGTGCGCGAAGAAGAAAAGGCCCGAATCGCCCGGGAAGTCCACGACGAGCTGGGTCAGATGCTGACCGTGCTCAAGCTCGAAACGTCCATGTGTGAACTGGCCTACGCCGATCTCGACCCTGGCCTGCGGGATCGCTTGAACAGCATGAAGCGCCTGATTGCCCAGTTGTTCCAGTTGGTGAGGGACGTGGCGACCGCGCTGCGACCACCGATTCTCGATGCAGGCATTGCCTCGGCCATCGAGTGGCAGGCCCGACGCTTTGAAGCGCGCACCCAGATCCCCTGCCTGGTGCAGGTGCCGGACAATCTGCCTAGCCTGCCGGACGCAACGGCCATCGGGCTGTTTCGCATTCTTCAGGAGTCGCTGACCAACGTCATGCGTCACGCCGAAGCGCATACGGTCGAGCTGAGCCTGACGCTGAGCGACCGCGTCCTGTGCATGCGCATCGCCGATGACGGCAAGGGTTTCGATCAGCGCGCCGAACGTCCTGCGTCGTTCGGGCTGGTGGGCATGCGCGAGCGGGTGCTGATCATGGGTGGGCAATTGCATCTGGACACCTTGCCCGGTGAAGGCACAACCTTGCGCATCCACATTCCGCTGGACCCGGTCGCTGAGGAGCACGTGCATTGA
- a CDS encoding alpha/beta hydrolase family protein — protein sequence MSYTLRALFPALCLTLILPCSPLVVAADPTPDKDAKPAEAPVERAALPSRTEEDTLALERQVPQVEQQQLQAGDETFLALWKPANVDEPKGAVIIVPGADESADWPTAVAPLRRKLPDVGWSSLSLSMPDAHNDGIFARAVDAPAAASDGDKAKDAAGKAPDPAATAEADAAAAAEQATAQAEIAKANAEKIFARIDSAVAFAQQNKARSIVLLGHGKGAYWAARYMSERPSPAVQRLVMVTAVDTGKETPSLMELLPTLKVPTADFVNKDRPVPRQQAQDRLDASKRSKNARFTQVALSAIPGNPAMEQDQLFRRVRGWLEGDAAK from the coding sequence ATGTCCTACACCCTTCGCGCACTATTTCCTGCGCTGTGCCTGACGCTGATACTACCTTGCTCGCCGCTGGTGGTGGCTGCGGACCCGACGCCGGATAAAGACGCCAAGCCGGCTGAAGCGCCGGTCGAGCGGGCCGCACTGCCGTCGCGCACTGAAGAAGACACCCTGGCGCTGGAGCGTCAGGTGCCGCAAGTCGAGCAACAACAGTTGCAGGCGGGCGACGAGACCTTTCTGGCCCTGTGGAAACCGGCGAACGTCGACGAGCCCAAAGGTGCGGTGATCATCGTGCCGGGCGCCGATGAGTCAGCAGACTGGCCGACGGCGGTGGCACCGTTGCGACGCAAGTTGCCGGACGTCGGTTGGTCCAGCCTCAGCCTGAGCATGCCGGACGCTCACAACGACGGTATTTTCGCCCGCGCGGTGGATGCACCAGCGGCGGCGAGTGACGGCGATAAAGCAAAGGACGCAGCGGGAAAAGCCCCCGACCCTGCGGCCACCGCTGAAGCGGACGCTGCAGCGGCTGCCGAACAGGCCACCGCCCAGGCCGAGATCGCCAAGGCAAACGCCGAGAAAATCTTCGCCAGGATCGACAGCGCGGTGGCGTTTGCCCAGCAGAACAAGGCACGCAGCATCGTCCTCCTCGGCCACGGCAAAGGCGCTTATTGGGCGGCGCGTTACATGAGCGAGAGGCCCTCGCCGGCTGTTCAACGCCTGGTAATGGTCACGGCCGTGGACACGGGCAAGGAAACGCCATCGCTGATGGAGTTGCTGCCCACACTGAAAGTCCCGACGGCCGACTTCGTCAACAAGGATCGTCCGGTGCCACGTCAGCAGGCACAAGACCGCCTGGACGCGAGCAAGCGAAGCAAAAACGCGCGGTTCACCCAAGTCGCACTGAGCGCCATTCCCGGCAACCCGGCGATGGAACAGGACCAACTGTTTCGTCGGGTTCGGGGATGGTTGGAAGGGGATGCAGCGAAGTAA
- a CDS encoding DnaJ domain-containing protein, producing MLWPFTVVGGGVGYLIASIPGAMLGALLGQALDRRLHFRSWAEMRERANGRSVPQDDELIFIMLGRLAKSDGRVVDGHIQQARVEMRRLDLGEAAQRRAIQAFNRGKDGRDNLRVHLTRLKTQPHAAEGLLRACWRMAWADGRASRTERELIVLWGKWLGWTADKVEGLSSTEDEQRSRGAPASSGGEFQDALRLLGVKADAEPAQIKRAYRRLLSRHHPDKIAGSGANQIQVRDATEKTRELHHAYAVIRDRRGFR from the coding sequence ATGCTGTGGCCATTCACGGTGGTCGGCGGTGGCGTCGGCTATTTGATTGCCAGCATTCCCGGCGCCATGCTCGGCGCACTTCTTGGGCAGGCGCTTGATCGGCGACTGCATTTCCGCAGCTGGGCGGAGATGCGCGAGCGTGCCAATGGCCGCAGCGTGCCGCAGGATGACGAGCTTATTTTCATCATGCTGGGGCGTCTGGCGAAGAGCGATGGTCGGGTGGTCGACGGGCACATTCAGCAGGCGCGCGTTGAAATGCGCCGACTGGACCTCGGCGAGGCGGCGCAACGACGGGCAATTCAGGCGTTTAATCGGGGTAAGGACGGGCGCGACAATTTGCGTGTTCACCTCACGCGCCTTAAAACACAGCCCCACGCCGCAGAAGGTTTGTTGCGTGCCTGTTGGCGCATGGCGTGGGCGGATGGCAGGGCGTCGCGCACCGAGCGTGAACTGATTGTGCTGTGGGGCAAATGGCTGGGCTGGACGGCGGACAAGGTCGAAGGCTTGTCATCGACCGAAGACGAGCAGCGTTCGCGGGGCGCGCCCGCCAGCAGTGGCGGCGAGTTTCAGGATGCGCTCCGGTTGCTGGGCGTGAAAGCCGATGCCGAACCGGCGCAGATCAAGCGGGCCTATCGTCGCTTGCTGAGTCGGCATCACCCGGACAAGATCGCCGGCAGCGGCGCCAACCAGATACAGGTTCGTGATGCCACCGAGAAAACCCGCGAATTGCATCACGCCTACGCGGTGATTCGCGATCGACGCGGGTTTCGCTGA
- the murU gene encoding N-acetylmuramate alpha-1-phosphate uridylyltransferase MurU produces the protein MKAMILAAGKGERLRPLTLHTPKPLVRAGGVPLIEYHLRAIKSAGFEDVVINHAWLGQQIEDHLGDGHQWGLNISYSPEGEPLETGGGIFRALPLLGDEPFLVVNGDIWVDFDFSVLMKPLKGLAHLVLVDNPPHHPGGDFALIDGQVHNDAAQPRLTYSGIAVLHPQLFAGCTEGAFKLAPLLRDAMAKGLVTGERFGGRWVDVGTHERLAEVEQILAVKS, from the coding sequence ATGAAAGCGATGATTCTGGCGGCGGGGAAAGGCGAACGCTTGCGCCCGTTGACCCTGCACACGCCCAAACCGCTGGTGCGAGCCGGCGGTGTTCCACTGATTGAATATCACCTGCGCGCGATCAAATCGGCAGGTTTTGAAGACGTCGTGATCAACCACGCGTGGTTGGGCCAGCAGATCGAAGATCATCTGGGCGACGGTCACCAGTGGGGTCTGAATATCTCCTACTCCCCGGAGGGCGAGCCGCTGGAGACGGGCGGCGGGATCTTTCGTGCGCTGCCGCTTCTGGGCGACGAGCCGTTTCTGGTGGTCAACGGAGACATCTGGGTCGATTTCGATTTCAGCGTGTTGATGAAGCCGCTCAAGGGGCTCGCCCATCTGGTGCTGGTGGACAACCCGCCGCATCACCCCGGCGGGGATTTTGCGCTGATCGACGGGCAGGTGCATAACGACGCAGCTCAGCCGCGCCTGACCTACAGCGGCATTGCGGTGCTGCACCCGCAACTCTTCGCGGGCTGCACCGAAGGCGCGTTCAAGCTGGCGCCCCTGTTGCGCGACGCCATGGCGAAAGGCCTGGTGACCGGCGAACGTTTCGGCGGCCGCTGGGTGGATGTCGGTACCCATGAGCGTCTGGCCGAAGTCGAGCAGATCCTTGCGGTGAAATCCTAA
- a CDS encoding aminoglycoside phosphotransferase family protein, with protein MPDQDVRLQHLKVWLDEQLPRLFEAQNWGPIPPATLTAASSDASFRRYFRWEGEGRTFIVMDAPPPQENCKPFVDIAHLLSGSGINVPKIYAEDLNQGFLLLNDLGRQTYLDVIDEQNADQLFSDAIDALLAYQQLPMDAPLPSYDVALLRRELELFPEWYVKRHLGVEFDQAQQASWQAVSDLLIESALAQPKVLVHRDYMPRNLMLSEPNPGVLDFQDAVYGPVTYDITCLFKDAFLSWPEERVAAWLQLYWNKAAAAGIPVQDEFDEFRRASDLMGVQRHLKVIGIFARICHRDGKPRYVADVPRFFSYIEAVLARRPELVELSNLLTSLGHTKPTQAKPASVV; from the coding sequence ATGCCAGATCAAGATGTACGCCTGCAACACCTGAAAGTTTGGCTCGATGAGCAGCTCCCGCGTTTATTCGAGGCCCAGAACTGGGGCCCGATACCCCCGGCCACGTTGACTGCTGCCAGCAGCGACGCCAGTTTCCGACGTTACTTTCGCTGGGAGGGGGAGGGCCGCACTTTTATTGTCATGGATGCTCCGCCCCCACAGGAAAACTGCAAACCCTTCGTGGATATCGCTCATTTATTGAGCGGGTCGGGCATTAATGTTCCGAAAATTTATGCCGAAGACCTGAATCAGGGCTTCCTTTTGTTGAATGACCTGGGTCGTCAGACTTATCTGGATGTGATCGACGAGCAAAATGCCGATCAGCTGTTCAGTGACGCAATCGACGCACTGCTCGCCTACCAGCAACTGCCGATGGACGCGCCGTTGCCGAGTTACGACGTGGCACTGTTGCGCCGCGAGCTGGAGCTGTTTCCCGAGTGGTACGTAAAGCGTCATCTGGGCGTGGAGTTCGATCAGGCGCAGCAGGCCAGTTGGCAGGCAGTCAGCGATCTGCTGATCGAAAGCGCGCTGGCCCAGCCGAAGGTGCTGGTGCACCGTGACTACATGCCGCGCAACCTGATGCTCAGTGAACCGAACCCTGGCGTGCTGGATTTTCAGGACGCGGTGTACGGCCCGGTCACCTACGACATCACCTGCCTGTTCAAGGATGCCTTCCTGAGTTGGCCGGAGGAGCGTGTAGCGGCCTGGCTCCAGCTGTACTGGAACAAGGCCGCTGCGGCGGGCATCCCGGTGCAGGACGAATTCGATGAATTCCGGCGTGCCAGCGATTTGATGGGCGTGCAGCGGCATTTGAAGGTGATCGGTATTTTCGCCCGCATCTGCCACCGTGATGGCAAGCCACGCTACGTCGCCGATGTGCCGCGCTTCTTCTCTTATATAGAAGCGGTGTTGGCGCGACGCCCGGAGCTGGTTGAACTGAGTAATCTGCTGACCAGCCTTGGCCATACAAAACCGACACAGGCAAAACCAGCATCTGTTGTGTAA